The genomic window TTATTAAATAATCCTGTATTTGACAAACATATAAATGGAATTACTATATGATACAGGGATTGAAAAATTTGAGAAGAGAGTTGCAATAAGCAAGCAGTGTTTTAATCATTACTAACCATAATGTTGGGAGTATACAATGAACAAAAGTGAGTTGATAAATTCACTCAGTGAAGAAACAACCTTTAGCAAAAAAGATATCACGCGTGTGCTTGATTCTTTTACGCGCATTATTGAGCGTACGCTCAAAAAAGGCGAAAAGGTTTCGTTGACAGGATTTGGCAGCTGGTGGATCTCATGTCGTCCGCCGCGCAAAGGTATCAATCCTGCAACAAAGCAACGCATTGACCTTCCTGCGGTTAATGTTCCAAGATTTAAAGCGGGAAAAAATCTACGCGAAGTAGTAAGATCGGTTAAAATTGGTTAAATAATACTTTAACCATAGAAAATAGCTTTTACTTAAAAAGGTCGCATTTCGGTGCGGCCTTTTTTAATGCTTAATTTTGCAAGGTTTTGTTTTTACAGTATTATTGCATATGTGCCTGTTTAGGCCTCTCGAAATAAAAAAAGTTTGACCCCGCCGTCCTCCCTGAGGGCAGCGAACATTTGTGAGCGTACTTGAAGGGTATACAATTTTTTATGAAAAACCCTTCAACTTCGCCCTATGGGCTACATTCAGGGAAGACGGCGAGTGAGAATACTATTTTATTGCGAATGTGATAATAACTATAAGATTAAATGTTGTGGAGTCTATTAATGATAGATCTAGCTTTATTACGAGATAAACCAGAAGAAATTATTGCCTTATTAAAGATAAAAGAACCTTCATTTGATGCGCAAAAACTTTTTGATTTAGATGCGCAGGTACGTTTATTAAGACTTGATGTTGAAGCGTTGCGCCATAAAAAAAATGAACTTTCAAAAGCAGGCCGCACCGGTATTACTGATGTATTGCGTGAGCAAGCAATTGCATTAAGCAAAGAACTCAAAGAAAAAGAACTCTTATTAGAGGATGTCGAAAAGGCATTCCAAGTTTTGAATCTCTCCTGTCCTAACATTCCTGATGCACAATTGCCGCACGGTGGCAAAGAAGCTAATAAGGTAATAAAAACAGTTGGGCAAAAACCTGAATTTACTTTTCCTATAAAAAATCACGTAGAGCTGGGCCACGCATTAGGTTGGTTTGATTTCACCGTTGCATCGCAAATTGCCGGTAGCAACTTTGCTTTGTATAAAGGTGATTCGGTTAAAATGCTCTACGCATTGACCATGTTAATGCTCAAAAATAATATGAAGCATGGTTTTGAGCCGGTGTTGCCATCAGTGTTGGTGAATGCCAAATCATTAGAAGTTGCGAGTAATTTTCCTAAATTTAAAGATCAAGTCTATGCCGTGCCTGAGGATGGTTTTTATTTAACGCCAACGGCTGAAGTTAACCTTGCCAATTTATATCGCGATAAAATTTTAATGGCCGATGAATTGCCTATTCGCATGACTGCATGGACAAGTTGTTTTAGACGCGAAGCGGGAACCTATGGCGCTCAAGAACGTGGATTGATTCGTATTCATCAATTTGAAAAAGTTGAACTGTACACTCTGTGTGAGCCAAAAGATTCTCCGTCCGAACAAGACCGCATGGTTGCATGCGCGGAAGATATCCTGCAGCAATTAGGATTGCATTACCGCATTAGTTTATTAGCAATGCAGGATTGTTCATTCCCATCGGCAAGAACCTACGACATTGAAGTGTGGTTGCCTGGTCAAAATGCTTACTACGAAGTTTCTTCCGTGAGTAATTGTACTGATTTTCAAGCCCGCCGTGGCATGATCCGTTATAAAAAAACGGTTGATGACAAAACACAATTGACGCATACTCTTAATGGATCATCGCTGGCATTGCCACGATTAATGGTTGCATTAATGGAAGTGTATCAACAGCCGGATGGTTCTGTTATGATCCCCGATGTCCTAAAAAAAGAATCACTTTTTAGCTAAGTTTTTGCAGGCTTTATGATTTCCAAAGAGATTTTAAAGAAGATTAAGCAGATTGAGCTCTCTACGCGTCGACTACTCAGCGGGTCGTTGGTAGGGGATAGTCGTTCCGCAATTAAAGGTTCTGGCCTTGAATTTGACCAAATTCGAGAATATCAGTTAGGCGACGATGTGCGCTTTATTGATTGGAAGTCGTCGGTGCGTATGGATAAAATCCTGGTCAAACAGTATAGAGAAGAGCGTAACCGCACCGTTCTTTTGGCCGTTGATGTGTCGAGCTCAATGTTTTTTTCTTCTGGTGATCAATTAAAGAGCGAGAGCGTTGCTCAGATTGCCAGTGTGTTGGCCTTGGTTGCTTCTTATGGTAAAGATCAGGTCGGGCTTATATTATTTTCCGATGATGTTGAGCTTTGTATTCCGCCAGCCTCAGGCAGGAGTCATGTTCGCAAAATAATGGAAACCGTTCTCAGCCATGCCCAATCACAAAAAAAGACTAATATTTGCGCAGCCTTAAGGTATGCCGTGAATTTGAAGAGAAAAGATGTTATACTGTTTGTACTGTCCGATTTTATCGGCAATGACTTTAGCAAAAGTTTAGGCCTTGCGGCTAGTCGTTATGACGTCGTGGCAATGCGTTGTGTGGATGCCCATGAGCAGAAATTTCCTGCCGTTGGCTTTCTTGAATGTCAAGATAGTGAGACAGGTCAATCGCTGGTGCTCGACGCTCGTGGCAAGGGTGTGCGGTCGATTAATGCTTTTTTGCATGCATGGCGTTCCGAGCAGGATGCTCTGTTTAAGAAATATGGGGTTGATTGTATTGAAATCACCAGCCGCCAAGATTTTATGGGTGATTTGATTAAATTTTTCAGACGGCGGATGAGGTATTAGGATGGTATCAATAGAACCAGGTATGAATGAACAAGGTCTCTATACAATTTATGGGCCAATACATGTTCCTTTTTGGCAAACCAACGGCTTTTATTGGGCGGTTGGTACTGTTGTTATATGTTTAGTGCTCGTTTTGGCATGGTACACCATTGCCTGGTATCGGGCTAAACGATTGGTTTTGCCGCCGTGGGAAAGAACATTGCGGGCATTAGTATTGCTCAAAAAAGACAATAGAGCGACCGTGGCTCAAGGTAAAGAATTTTATACTGAGCTGACCAGTTTGCTCAAAAAATATATGCACGAGCGGTATGGCTTTGAAATGTACGAAAAAACTGACGAAGAATTTTTACGTTATATAGCATCAAAAAACTTTTCTGCTGACCTTTTGGCAGATTTAGAGACTATTTTTTCTGGCAGCATTACGATAAAATTTGCCAATGTTCAGGCAATGCAAGAGCAGATTGAGAGCGACTTTGTGCGCGCTACGTCTTTTGTTAAGCGCTCTATCCCGCGCAATTAATTTAAAAGTTACTATTTCAAGGAATTTCATGCTTTATAATCACGCTGCTGATGCGCGTTCAGTGTATCTCCATTGGCCGTTTTGCCCTTACAAATGCCACTTCTGCCCATTCGTGGCACTCGCATCGCACGATCAGTTCATGGGTCGCTATCACAATGCTTTGACCAAGGAAATTAAGGATTTTGGCGCGTTGTTTCAATCCAAACTGCCTTTGGAGACGCTCTATATAGGTGGTGGTACCCCGAGTACTTACCCTGACGATTTGCTACTTGACACGTTTGCTATACTAAAGGATATATGGACTTTTGATGAGTCATGTGAGGTGACTATAGAGGTTAATCCTGGCACGGTTCGAGTAGAACAATTGAGTTTGTGGAAAGCATTGGGTATCAATCGATTGAGTATAGGAGTACAGAGTCTGAAGGATCCTGTATTGAAAAAATTAAATCGACATCAATCTGCGCAGGATGTCTTCACGGTGATTGATCAGGCAAAGGATCATTTTGATAATTTGTCGGTTGATTTTATTTTGGGATTGCCCGAAGTGTCATCGGCTGATTGGCGTGACCTTATACAGCAGGCGGTTACCTGGCCCATTAAACATATTTCGATTTATTTTTTGATGGTGCATGAGGATACCCCGCTTTATTTTGGAGTAAAGAAAAAAGCTATTACGTTGCCGTGTGATGATGAAGTTGTTGATCTTTATTATTGGACTATTGATTATTTAGCGCAACATGGTTTTGATCAGTATGAAATTTCTAATTTTGCGCGTGCTGGTTATGAATCGAAGCATAACAGTATGTATTGGGATCGCAAGCCTTATAAAGCTTTTGGATTAGGTGCCTGTGAATTTGATGGCACCATGAGATTACAGAATCAGAAAAATTTGGGTAAATATCTTGACGGTGTTGAAAGGGGAGAGGACATCACAGTATTTTCAGAAACATTATCGTCTGAACAGGTATACCTAGAAAGGGTAATGCTTGGACTGCGTAGGTCGCAAGGCGTATCGTATCAAGATTTAATGGAAAATCTTTCTGAGCAACGTCAACATGATGTACGTGCAAAGATAGCATATTTGCAAGCAAGTGATTTTGTTATGGAGCGTTCTGGACGGTTATTGTTGACGCCAAAAGGTTTGGCTGTTGAAAACGATATTGTCGTGAAGTTGTCTTTATAGCAGTATATAATTTTTTTTAGTGTAAAACAGTGGTATTATTTTTAATTTTTTTATGAGCGGGGAACTATTTATGGCAAAACATGTTGGAGTGAAACTTCCTGAAGATTTAATTACGGTATTAAAAGCGGGAAAAACTGT from Candidatus Dependentiae bacterium includes these protein-coding regions:
- a CDS encoding HU family DNA-binding protein is translated as MNKSELINSLSEETTFSKKDITRVLDSFTRIIERTLKKGEKVSLTGFGSWWISCRPPRKGINPATKQRIDLPAVNVPRFKAGKNLREVVRSVKIG
- the serS gene encoding serine--tRNA ligase, giving the protein MIDLALLRDKPEEIIALLKIKEPSFDAQKLFDLDAQVRLLRLDVEALRHKKNELSKAGRTGITDVLREQAIALSKELKEKELLLEDVEKAFQVLNLSCPNIPDAQLPHGGKEANKVIKTVGQKPEFTFPIKNHVELGHALGWFDFTVASQIAGSNFALYKGDSVKMLYALTMLMLKNNMKHGFEPVLPSVLVNAKSLEVASNFPKFKDQVYAVPEDGFYLTPTAEVNLANLYRDKILMADELPIRMTAWTSCFRREAGTYGAQERGLIRIHQFEKVELYTLCEPKDSPSEQDRMVACAEDILQQLGLHYRISLLAMQDCSFPSARTYDIEVWLPGQNAYYEVSSVSNCTDFQARRGMIRYKKTVDDKTQLTHTLNGSSLALPRLMVALMEVYQQPDGSVMIPDVLKKESLFS
- a CDS encoding DUF58 domain-containing protein is translated as MISKEILKKIKQIELSTRRLLSGSLVGDSRSAIKGSGLEFDQIREYQLGDDVRFIDWKSSVRMDKILVKQYREERNRTVLLAVDVSSSMFFSSGDQLKSESVAQIASVLALVASYGKDQVGLILFSDDVELCIPPASGRSHVRKIMETVLSHAQSQKKTNICAALRYAVNLKRKDVILFVLSDFIGNDFSKSLGLAASRYDVVAMRCVDAHEQKFPAVGFLECQDSETGQSLVLDARGKGVRSINAFLHAWRSEQDALFKKYGVDCIEITSRQDFMGDLIKFFRRRMRY
- a CDS encoding DUF4381 family protein, producing MVSIEPGMNEQGLYTIYGPIHVPFWQTNGFYWAVGTVVICLVLVLAWYTIAWYRAKRLVLPPWERTLRALVLLKKDNRATVAQGKEFYTELTSLLKKYMHERYGFEMYEKTDEEFLRYIASKNFSADLLADLETIFSGSITIKFANVQAMQEQIESDFVRATSFVKRSIPRN
- the hemW gene encoding radical SAM family heme chaperone HemW; amino-acid sequence: MLYNHAADARSVYLHWPFCPYKCHFCPFVALASHDQFMGRYHNALTKEIKDFGALFQSKLPLETLYIGGGTPSTYPDDLLLDTFAILKDIWTFDESCEVTIEVNPGTVRVEQLSLWKALGINRLSIGVQSLKDPVLKKLNRHQSAQDVFTVIDQAKDHFDNLSVDFILGLPEVSSADWRDLIQQAVTWPIKHISIYFLMVHEDTPLYFGVKKKAITLPCDDEVVDLYYWTIDYLAQHGFDQYEISNFARAGYESKHNSMYWDRKPYKAFGLGACEFDGTMRLQNQKNLGKYLDGVERGEDITVFSETLSSEQVYLERVMLGLRRSQGVSYQDLMENLSEQRQHDVRAKIAYLQASDFVMERSGRLLLTPKGLAVENDIVVKLSL